In Aedes albopictus strain Foshan chromosome 3, AalbF5, whole genome shotgun sequence, the genomic window gaacagcgtcgcgacggcgtgtttgacaaccgcgctgagagaggtggttgcaagaaaattgaacgctcgtgcgtgtttacaagctgtgtgccgggagtgtgtaggtgtgtgttagctagcttgaaaaataaaaccatttctattcgcaccactcaGATGTTGACGAAATggtagttttttataaaaagacttttcataagttttttcgtgcttaacatcaccagggatatagcacgcactaggtaagaaacaaaacctactcattccatatcattttcgcaatgaattttgacaaaaatacacatattatgcctctcaagaaaaatcagaatatggcgattatctgcctctggcttctgatataagcgcgacagttactaatcataacagcgtcaccagatttaacagtatataataacattatatggggtttgacagcaagaacactcattccactgagccactcttgccgttcgtcacaaatacattcaaaaacatctgtcacttcacgaaacccacgtgcttttgtttttggcgggaacactttttcttttgttttgccttgcgactgtcatgcggcggtatgccttgcgagcgtacgaccgccgcaggactctaataaaagataagcgcgacaatacaccgggttggttagagatacgtcatgccagatacgtcacttttgtatggtgccagtttggtgtatctgttacttttgattttggctagatacgtcgtttggttttctcatatatcaaaatggtgtatctatcagtaaagttctggaactcgatttgaataggtcgtattagagtccctataattagagtctggcggactgtcactttcgaccggagccaatcgagcatgacgtcatagtgtcctcaccgataaatgctacttCGTGATGTCATGCTCggttggctccgatcgaaagtgacagtccgccagactctaactagactgactctaggtcgtatgtgcttttgtcgatataatattcgatcagttggattcgtttcttatagcggaaactgttgaaatttaacaaaatcaatacatacaaccgattccttacaaaacaggcttcccgttttatcattaaaagccaccgaaatatcatccatatttctactattactaaaataaactgatcgaattttatatcgatgaaagcacatacgacctttttaaATCGAGCTTCagagttgtaaacatcaaaatatttagatacgtcgtttcgaaaaatatgcttagttaaacaaattaagcaataaatcatcaaaaaattatgtggattcttcaatttgcttcaatcatgcatgcagcagttaacccggatttgtttacattctcgagttacgtcggattgaaaagttatgcttgaaatatctcTATGAGCCATGAACTTGTCCACggtgacgtcacacgccaacgaACGGCAagatgtgaaacggtaactgcgggccttGTTGACGAAAATCACTGCTCGCATCTTGCATCCGGcaagatccggtgaacatccagtgaactttcggtcactggatgttcatgaatgtgtcattttatgtaaacagtgcccgcatttgcagaagaaaagaagaatcaactcggggaaaaaagaagaccgtggataagtccattttacgagatgtttcagaacagctgatcgcagcagcggcgtcaactgacagaattccacgcacgtttattttgctggaatatcgtgtaatttttgaaaaggtacttgttcgataaatttgagatatgagaaatttgagccaaaataggctcaaaagctgTCGTAGAAGCAATATAAAACTCGataattaatcaggtatttttttcgttgcgattgactcgttaacttgcgaaaaaaaaataaataaaaatttctaattatggttttagccagtttcaaaaactacgcttgacttgcgcgcagtcattaaccatcatcaaccggatgatgattgaaaacgtaaacatcagagcgcgtaTTTCTGTCatttgactagcctcataaaatagactattgcgATAGCGGCAGCGGCCTAATGACAGCGGCAGATTTAGAACACCGCGCTCTTGACGTCGTGCCGTCATAAGGCAATCTAGCgctcatcacccttctctctcaagcagacaCAGAAGATAGccattttttgtttaatattttcatacggaaacgtttctgtatgaaaacaaacctatcctcctcgggagcGAAACAGGCCGGGAAAGGAGGTcaacagagaaaataggtagagaagcgaagagtgtgaagccaaaaataccttatcgaaccgtcaaactggtatcctatcgaacaaaatcaacaaaccttaacGATTGCCACATAATTCAAGATAAGTATTGCgatcatttgaaacatttttttaacaatattttcaaatatcAATGATTTTATTGTAAATAACAATGATTCCTTAAATTGATGAACATTGATCCTTTTTGGAATACAAtttagatgatttcttgttaGTAAATCAACTGCATAAATAATTTTCTATTGCAATACACGAGAAAGACGCTACTctcgataggtggattaatctgtttttcggcagttgccagcatcctactaatgaaatcaaaacagaaaaagtgttgccattCAGACGggtgttcactcttcgcttctctacctattttctctggaggTCAAACGTCAGATAGCTTTATGTCGCACACTTTGTGTTTggcagcgttgccaaccttccagatttatctggatttatccagatttttgaggtcttattttgcaaaaatctggaagatccagacatttgttttcgggatttgtaaggtttttctcggaatttgtaaggtttttgccggaatttgtagggttttttaacacgatccagacttttccagacaaaacttcctaaatcatccagatttctcaaaaaatgacCTGGCGACCCTGGTGTTTGGGCCTTTAAGTTTTGATTGGAGAACGTGTACTAAAACTAAACGTCATTTGACAGACTAAGCAAAATAAACAAAACTGCGATCATCGTTGTTCTTCGAAATCGCAGCACAAGTTTTAGAATAATTTTATCcttaaatatattaaaattaaGTAACTTTTCAGTGAAATGTGGATTCGGCGCATGCATAGCTCCTCTCTGTCGCTCGCAAAAGTCGTTCCAACAAATTTGAAAGGTAAATCCAAGAGTTCGCAGCAATGGCTCGTGCGGCAGCTAAACGATCCCTATGTCGAAAAAGCAAAGATGCTGAACTACCGGTAAGTTTCATAAAGCGCTGTATGCTTATCTTCCTGCATAACGTAAATCAATTTTAGATGCCGCAGTGCCTTCAAACTGCTGGAAATTGATCAAAAGTACAGCATTATAAAACCCGGACACACGGTCATTGATTGCGGTGCCTCACCGGGTTCGTGGTCCCAATTGGCTGTGCAGCAATCGAACGCCAATGGGTCACAATCTGGGAAGCCGAGAGGAATGGTGATAGGAGTGGATCTTTTGCAGATACATCCCATCGAGGTGAAAAAATGATCAACATATTCGTAAGAAAAATAATGTTTAATAAAATATGATTTAATCAACAGCACGCCACCATGCTTGGTAACACGGATTTCACCAAACAGGAATCGCAGGACAAAATTCGCACCCTCCTGGGCGACCGGCCGGTGGATTGCGTCCTCTCGGATATGGCGCCCAATGCCACCGGAGTCCGATCGCTGGATCAGGAGAATATAATCACCCTTTGCTATTCGGTGCTGCGATTTGCCATTCTGATGTCGGCACCGAACGCCTCGCtgctggtcaaaatttgggacaACGGAGAAGTTCCGCTGCTGGAGAAAAATATGCAAAAGTACTACCAACAGGTCAAACGCATCAAACCACGGGCGAGTCGGAGTGATTCGGCAGAGAATTTCATACTGGCCCGAGGGTTTGTTGGAATGGAACGGTAGCGAGACGAACTGAATTGTAAGTATACTATACATAAGTAGTAATCTGTTATAAATTGAGGAAAGTTGGTAATATATTTTTCCGAAACTTCCTTTAGAATTTAGAAAATTACTTGGAAGTTGGTTTACTTAAAAGTCTCATTACATATGGACACAAACTTGCCATAAGGGAACCTACAGACACAGCTGTAAAaccgtgggtattcagcatgaccatgctaagggtacttcccgatcagactaaggcctgggtggcctctgctgtacatagtagccgtctctattCCACTAGGTCCATGACTGTGTGtatccagttccgcactttgcgtagggtccgcagatcgtcctccacttggtcgacccacctagctcgctgcgcactacgtcttcttgtaccggtcggatgactcgagaatcattttagtcgggttaatgctatccgacatcctgatgacgtgagccgtccaccgtagcctcccgattttcgcggtgtggacgatggttggttctctcagcatctgatgcaactcgtggttcattcgccttttccaagtACCGTCTTTCATCTGCGCTCCAccctagatggtacgcaacaccttccgttcgaaaactccaagggcgcggtggtcctctgcacgtagggttcatgtttcgtgcccattgagaacgaccagtctaatcagcgttttgttgatagttaacttcgtgtgacggcgaactttgttcgatcgtagagttctgcggagtccaaagtaagctcgattttcaGCCCTAATGCGCCTCTGAATCTCTCTGCTGGTGtccttgtcggcggtcaccagtgagcccaagtacacgaattcttcaaccgcctcgatttcatcaccttcGATAAAAATTCGAGGTAAcggacgcggtgattcctccctagagccctttgctatCCTGTACctactttgtcttcaacacattaatgactaatccgattttcCTGACTTCATTCTATATTCGGGTATACGTTTcctccatcgtctcaaatttgcaagCTATAATATCTACATCAGCGAAACTAAACAGCtgctgaatggacttcgtgaaaatcgtcccactcatgtttatccccgctctccttttaaccttctaacgcaatgttgaacaggccttgccgtaaccctctgtgaaattcgaaggcagtcgagagtgtccctgatactcagaCTACGCACATCACAAGATctatcgttgccttgatcaatcgaa contains:
- the LOC109423999 gene encoding rRNA methyltransferase 2, mitochondrial, with product MWIRRMHSSSLSLAKVVPTNLKGKSKSSQQWLVRQLNDPYVEKAKMLNYRCRSAFKLLEIDQKYSIIKPGHTVIDCGASPGSWSQLAVQQSNANGSQSGKPRGMVIGVDLLQIHPIEHATMLGNTDFTKQESQDKIRTLLGDRPVDCVLSDMAPNATGVRSLDQENIITLCYSVLRFAILMSAPNASLLVKIWDNGEVPLLEKNMQKYYQQVKRIKPRASRSDSAENFILARGFVGMER